A segment of the bacterium genome:
GAGGTGGAGGGGAGCGGAGGTTTCTAAGTTCTAAGAGTCGGCGCATCCTTTCCGCCCCCGGCGTCGTCATGTCCTCGCTTGAGGACTCGCCGTAGCGCTGCTACTGTCTCGCCCTCTCGCTGCGGGATTCCTCGCCGGGAACGGAAAAGCCGCGCCGGGGAAAATCTGACTTGGGAACTGCAAAAGCGAAGTGAACCTCCTCGCCTTTGTCCTCCGAAGCAGAAAGACGAAGGAGGACGGCGGCAAAATCCTTTGCCGTATTAAAAACGATCACTCCGGGCGCTGACCGGCGAGGACGAATTTGAAAAAGCGCTGGCTGAGCAAACCCCAAAACCCCGAAGCGGCGGAGAAGATCTCCCGCAGCCTCGGGGTTTCGCCGCTTCTGGGGAGGATACTCGCCGCACGGGGGTTTTCTTCGGCTGAAAGCGCGGACGAGTTCCTCTCCTCGCGACTCTCCTTCCTGCCCGATCCCATGTCCATACCCGGCATGGAGCGGGCTTGCGAGCGGATAACCGCTGCGATCTTCGCCGGTGAGCCGCTCTGGATTTACACGGATTTCGACGCCGACGGAGTGACCTCGGCGGCGCTTCTGGGCAACTTCTTCTCCTCCATAGGCGTCAAGTGGCGCGCCCGGCTGCCCCGGCGCGACAAGGAAGGGTACGGCCTCCACGCCGATCCCCTCCGGGAGATAGCCGCCGACGGCGGCGGGCTGGTCATAACCGCCGATTGCGGCATCTGCGACGTCCAGTCGGCCTCTCTGGCCAAAAGCCTCGGCCTCGGCCTCGTTATCACCGACCACCACAACCCCTGCGGCCAGCTTCCCGACGCCGACGCCGTCGTAAACCCCAAAATCGAAACCTCCCTCTACCCCGACCCGATGATAGCCGGAGTGGGAGTCGCGTGGAATCTCTGCGTCGCCCTGCGGAAGGTTCTGCGCGAGAGGGGTTGGTTCACCGAACTTCGGCCCGAGCCCGACCTTCGTGAATTTCTCGATCTGGTCGCCCTCGGCACAGTCGCCGATCTCGTGCCCCTTCGCGGGGTAAACCGCATACTCGTCCGGGCGGGGCTCGGCGCGATGAACAAGAATCCCCGCCCCGGCATACTTGCCCTCGCGGAGACGGCGCTCCTCCGTAGCGAATACCGCGCCAGCCATCTGGCCTACCAGCTCGGCCCGCGCATAAACGCCGCCGGAAGGATGGAGAGCCCCCATCAGGCGCTCGATCTCCTCATGTCGGACAATATGGAGGAGGCGAGGCTGCTTGCCGCCGACCTCAACCGTCTCAACACCGAAAGGCGCGCCGAGGAGACCTCCTCCTTCCAGAATGCAAAGGACAGGGTTCACCAGAGCGGCTGGCTGCAAAGCAGCCTTTCCCTCGTTGTCGCGGGCGAGGACTACCACCCCGGAGTTGTCGGCATCGTCGCCTCGCGCCTCGTAGAGAAGTTCCAGCGCCCCTCTGTGGTAATCTCGGCGACGGGGGATATCTGCAAGGGGTCGGCGAGGACGGCGGGAGAGCTCGACATCTACGATACGCTGAAGGAGTGCGAGGGGATGCTTCTGGCCTTCGGCGGCCACAAGGGGGCGGCGGGAGTGACGATAAAAAAGTCCGGCATACCCGCCTTCCGGGAGAGCTTCGAGCGGGCGGTCAGAAGGCGCGTCATCGAAGAAGACCTCGCCCCGACCCTCGTCTCCGACGCCGAGGCGAGCATAGAAGAGCTTACCCTTCCCCTGGTCGCGGAACTCACCCGCCTGGAGCCCTTCGGCTACGGAAATCCTTCCCCGCAGGTCATCCTCCGAAATCTGGAGGTCGCCGAGGCGGGTCACATGGGCGAGGGGGGAAACCACCTGCGCCTCAGGCTCGCCAGCGAAAACCGCTCCATCGAGGCGGTGCTGTGGAACAGCGCCCACGAGGTCGAGGGAATCAGGCCAGGCGTCAGAGTCGATACGATAGGGACTCCCCGCACCCGCACGCGGGGCGGCAGAACCTACGTTCAGTTTCATGCGCTTGACATAAAGGTGTCGGAAGAACAAAGTTAAAGTCCGGCTTCCTCTTTCGGCGAATGGCTGCGTCGTTTCTCGTTCGCGCTCCTCGCCGTATAAAACGATACTGTCTTCGTCGCGCGCCCTGCGGACTCCTTGCCCTTCGCCGAAATAGATTGCCGGAGTTGTGGGTGCGTGGCTATTAAATCTGATGATTATTACGGCATACAGCCGCTACAGGGAGGGTAAAAATGAAGAAAACGCTCATCGCAATCGCAGTGGTTCCGTTTCTGCTCGGGTTTTGCGCCCCCTCGCACGCCACGACCGGCAACCTCAACTTCCTCGTCGGCGGAAAAGCCCTCGAAAAGAACGACTGGGAGCCGCTCGAAGACCAGACCGCGGTCTCCTTCCACCTCGACGTTACCCCCGAGGGGTGGCCGGTGGCGCTCGCCCTGGACTACCTCGGAAGCGCCGCAGAGGAAGAAAATTATGCGAACAGCGGTTTTGATCTCGCGGCCTCGACCATCGAACTCGACTTTGGCGTCAGGAAGTTCTTCGGAGACGAGACGGACGTGGCTGGGTTCGTAGGCGGCGGTCTCGGTATCATCGGGGCCGAGGCTGAGGTCACCTTCGGCGGGGCATCGGCCTCCGAAGACGATTCCGCCCTCGGCTTCTGGATCGACGGGGGAGTTCAGGGAAGGTTCTTCGATTCCATGAATCTCGGCCTCGACCTTCGCTATTCCAAGGCGGAGGTGAACGTCGGCGGCGTCAATGTCGAAGCGGGCGGCTTCACCACCGGCGTTTACATCGGCTACGGCTGGTAACGAATAAAGGTCTGGATGCTAAAAGGCCGCCCGAAAAGGCGGCCTTTTTCAATTACATCATCACGGTGGTAATCTCGAACTCCGGCGGGTCCTTTATCGCCCTCTTCACGGTGCACTGATCCATCGCCTTCACAATCGCCTGCTCGTACTTTTCCGGAAAGCCGTCCGGCAGTTTCAGTTCAAGCCTAACCTTCTCAAGTTTGTGCGATTCCTGATTGGTTTCAAAGGCCGCGATAAGCTCCATCCCCTCGGTGGCTATCTCCCTTTGCTGGCAGAAGCGTAGCGCGAAAAACCCCGCGCAGGTGGCGATGGAGGACAAAAAGAGCAGGTAAGGGGAGGGGGCGCTGTTGTCGCCGCCGGAGGTTACCGGCTGGTCGGTGCGTACTGTGAAAGAGCCGACGGAGGCCTCCACCGCCATTGGCCCAGGGAAGGAAACCTTCATAAGCATCTTTTAAAACCTCCCGGTAATGCACGTCCAACTTGAAAAAAATACTTCCACTGCCCAAAGGATACACCTTTTATAACACAAAAAAGGCGCAAGTCTCACCTTCGGAGCCAAATAATTTTTTTCGTCTACGGCTCAGGCCCCCCTATGCCTGCGGCGGTTTGAGGGTAATATTCACTCATTCAGGAGATTAAAAAACCCTGCCGCGCAGCCGCAGTGAAAATGCATCGGGACGATATGGAAACTCGAATTACTCTGGGGGTAAGCGCCTGCCTTCTGGGCGAAAACGTCCGCTATGACGGCGGCTGCAAGCTCGACCCCTATCTCGTTCACACTCTTGCGAGGTTCGCCAGATTCGTCCCCCTGTGCCCCGAGACGGAATCGGGCATGGGAGTGCCGCGCGAGCCCGTGGACCTCTGGGCCGGAGGCGGCGGAGAGGTGCGCGCCGTCGGGAGAGAGAGCCTGGCGGACTATTCACGCTCCTGGCGGGAGTGGGCAAAAGCAAAGGCCGGGGAACTGGAGGGGGAGGACCTCTGGGGGATGATCCTGAAAAGCCGTTCCCCCTCCTGCGGCCCGCAGGTAGAAATCCGGGAGGGGTGCGGCCAGAAGAGACGCACGGGAATGGGTTTTTTCGCCGAGGAGGTGGCCCGCTCCCTTCCTCTGGTGGTGGTGGAGAGCGAGGAGAGCCTTTACGACCCCGGCAGGCGGGAAAACTTCATCGTCCGCCTCTTCGCCATGCGCAGGCTGAAAAAGCTTGTCGAGGGGGAAAAGACAAGGGGAAGGCTCGTCGATTTTCACACCTGCGAAAAACTTCTCTTGATGGCGCACTCCGCCGAAGGCTACCGGAGCCTCGGCAGAACCGTCGCCCGGCCGACAAAAGAGCCTCTGGACCGGGTCTACGAAGCTTACCGCGACGGTTTCATCGGCGCGCTCTCCCACCGGTCTACGCGGGCGAAGAACTGCAACGTCCTTTTGCACGCCGCGGGTTACTTCAAGAGAAACCTCGACGTCATAGAAAAGGGCGAGCTCGGCGAGGCGATAGAGGGCTATCGCGCCGGGCTGCTCCCCCTGACCGTTCCCATGACCCTCCTTAACCACTGGAACAGGCGCTGGCGTCACCCCTGGCTCGGCGCGCAGAGCTATTTGAATCCCCATCCGCTGGAATTGCGTCTTAAGTGTCTCGCCTGAGGCGCTGACAGCTTCGGCTTTTGCCGCGGGGCTTCGTCGCTTCTCGGGAGCGCTCCTCGCCGTATAAACGATACTGTCTTCGTCGCGCGCCCCGCGGGCTCCTCGCTCCTTCGCCGAAATAGTTCATATTCGCCGTACAGGGGAATTCATAAAATTTTGCGTTCCCGGCGGTTAGGCGAGCTTATTTCTTGATGCTAAAAGAAGTTACCGTTAGACTTAAACGTTGGGAAGTTATGTTTAATCCGATTTTTGGCGGGACCAAAATCAGGGGAATATGAAACAAAGAGCGATGGTCGCCGACGTCGATGCCAGCGCGAGCCGGATTCTGGAAGTCCTGTTATCCGGTTTCGATTACGATCTGGTGGTGGTGAAGGATGACGAGACTGCCTATAAAACCTTCGTCGAGTACGGACCCGACGTTGTTTTCGTGGATACCCTTTTGCCTCGCAAGGGCGCTTTCGAGCTGATAAAGCGCATACGGCAGACGGAAGGGGGCGACAGGGTGAGCGTGTACGTCACGAGCGCTATTCGCGGCGGGTCGCTCAAGGAGGAATCTCTCAGCGTCTGGGGCGCGGCCGGGTACCTGCCCAAGCCGCTCGAACTGGACATTCTGCGCTCGCAACTGGCTCCTTCCCTATCCACCAAGTCCGCCGACTCCAAAGGCGGCGGGCAGGGCGAGGAGGAGGAGGTTCCGGAGCAGGGCGAATTCGCGCGCTCGAATTTCCCGATGATATTCGCCTCCCTGCTTCGCCGCGAAGCCCCGATACGGCTCGCGGCGGGTCTCGGCAAAGTGAGAAAGGCCGTACACTTCGACAACGGCAAGATTATCTTCGCCAGATCAAACCTCCTCGCCGAAACCCTCGCGAGTTACCTGCAGGACAAGAACTTCATAGACGAAAACCAGTACCGCGAAGGGGTTCGCGTCTCCATAGATCAGAAAAAGATGATCGGGGAGGCCTTCATATCTCTCGGCGCGGTGACCAGGGGAGACATCGACGCGGCCATACGCAGCAACATCGAGGAGAAGGTCAAGAACCTCTTCACCTGGAAGAGCGGCTGGTACAAGATAATGCCCCACGCCGATCCCCCCGCCGAGATACCCGGCGGCCCCATCGAGGGATGGAAGCTCCTCTGGGACGAGATAAACACCCCCGCCGGCCAGACGCACCTGAGCGAGTATCTGACGAAACTCGCCTCACGCAAGATAATCGAGGGGCCCTCCCCTTCGGAGATTCTCGACGTGACCGGCTTTTCGCAAAAGGATTTTGAAAAAGTTATCGGTCTCGCCAAAGGGAGGCCGGTGGTCGAAGCCTGTGAAGACGTGGGGATGAGGAAGATGAACCTCCTTTATTTCCTCGTCCTCTCCGGTTATCTGGAGGTGAACGAAGAGACCTCCGCCTCCGGGCAGGGCAGCGAGGGGTTTGAAGAGCTAAAGCGCAGGGAACTCTCCCGCAGGCTTGCGTGGATGAGCGGGCGCAATCACTTCCAGATACTGGGGGTTCAGATGACCGCCTCCGACGCCGAGGTGAGCGCCGCGTACGGAAAGCTTGTCGGCGAACTGCGCGCGGGCGAGGACAAGCTCTCGGGCGGGGGCGAGGCCCGGCGTCTTATCGGCGAACTCTCCGAGATCGCAGGGAAGTCCCTGGAGGCGCTTTCCACCAGGACAAAGCGCGACGATTACATCGAGAGCCTCAAGCACGGCGGAGACGTACCCCTGAGCGCCGAAGACCGGATAAAGAAGGCGGAGAACTCCTACAAGGAGGGTGTCACCGCCCTCAAGTGCCAGCGGTGGGACGAGGCGATAGACAGGCTTGGCTGGGCGGTGGACATGAACCCTTCCAACGCCGAATACCTCATACGCCACTCAGAGGCGCTTCTCATGCGGGAAGGCGGGGACAAGCAGACGACCCTGAACCGCGCCGAAAGCAACCTCCGGAAGGCGCTCGAAGCCGAAAGCGAGAATCCCGAGATCTACTACCTCCTCGGCAGGGTGCAAAACGCCAAGGGCAAGGCCCCGCAGGCTATCGAATACCTGCAAAAGGCCCTCTCGCTAAAGCCCTCCTATCAGGCTCCCGCCCTGGAGCTGAAGAAGATGAAGGATCAGTCGAAGGGGGGGTTTTCTCTTTTCGGCAAGCGCCGCTGAGGCCCGGCTTCCTCTTTCGCCGAAGGGCTGTGTTGGCTTCGGCTTTTTCCGCCATGCATCGTTGCCGCCTGCGCCGGACGCTTGCCGTAGTCACGCTACTGTCTGCGCGCCCTTGCTCGGCGGCGCCTCGCCTGACGAAAAAATCCAAAGCCAAATGAAAAAGCAAGGGTTTTGCCTTGCTCTCTCACCGGGTGATTCTTCTCCGGGCCATAGGCTTATTCAGTACGAAAAAACCGCCGGAAGGCGGTTTTTTCGTTGCGGTTAACGGCGGGCGAACTTTTTATTTCAGGTCCGCGTAGCAGCGGGGGCATTTGGCGACTTTGGGGTCTTCCAGAGCGGCCCCGCAGGCGCTGCAGTAGAAAGAGGCCATTCCCTTGCGGGTGCGATACGCCTTGCGAAAAAAATAAAAAGCGAAAGGCAGGAAGAGCCACCCGAAAATCAGGCTATGGAAGAGCCAGGTCAGAAAAAGAAGCATCAGGCCGATGAACACAAAAAGCCTGTAGTCCTCGCTGACGGCCTGACCCGTCGCGCTCCCCTCAACCCTGTCTCCGATGCGATCCTTCATTTAATCTCCGTCAGAGGAATTAGTCCGAGACGCTACTTATACCCTATGGCTTTTGAAAAAGCATCAGATAGGTTGAGGTCCCCAGTTCAACGACCTTGCCCGGCGCGAGTCCGAAGGGCGCGGTGAGGCGAAGAAGGTCTTCGGGCGAAAGGCGTATCTCCAACGGGGGGCCGGGCCTGGAGTCGATCTTTTTGAACTCCACGAGGGCGAGCCAGCCGCCCTTCCGAAGCGCCCGTACGGCTTCCCCAAGCGCACCTTGCCCGGTCCCTCGCGCCGTGAGGTCGTGGAGCACCGTGGCCATCAGCGCAAGGTCCGCCTCGCCGTCACGGACGGCGGACAGGCCGGAAAGGTCGGCGGTTTCGGCCCGTACGTTCGTCAAGCCGAGTTCGGAAGCGGTCCGGTTAAGCTTTTCAACGCCCTCGCTCCAGAGGTCGAAGCCTCGCACCACGGACAAAGGCCCCAGCCTCCCGGCCAGCCGGAGGGCGTAGCTCCCCGAGCCGCAGCCGAGGTCGAGCACCTCCATTCCCGGAGCTAGGGGAAGCGACGAGTAGAATATTTCAAAGTCGATCAGGTCGATGCTCGACTTTCCTGCCTCATGCGGTATTTCGGTCATATTTCTTGTCTCCTGAAAGGCTTTGGTTGCGGTTGTCAGTATAGAGCATCGGCAGCGTTTTGTCGCTTTTGCGCTTCACGGAGCCAACGCCCTCAACCTTTCAGTCCGGCAAACCGCGAGTATTATTATGTTCAAGGCTGTATCCCGAAGCAAAGTCCCTGCATCAAATAACGTTAAGGGGGCTTGGACGTGAAACCACTTGAGGACTCAATAGGCCTCCTGACGCACAATTGAAGAGAATACCCTCTTTTGCCGATTATAAGCTTATGGTTTCTACAATCGAATCCGTTGACAAAGGCCTTGAAAGAACCCATATTAAAAACATGGTGAACAACGTCACGCTAAAACTGAAAAAGGCCTTTCTGGTCTTTCTGGCGGTCGCCTTGGCTTCCGTCGCCTTCGCGGGCGTCGTGCCTGTCTGCAAGGGGTGCTGCTGCTGCGTGAAATTCGCCGGTGAAGTGATGAGTTCCGGCGCGAAGAAGTGTTGCTGCGCCGAGAAGGCCGGGGTAACCGGCGGGTGCAACCCCAAGACGAAGAGCAAGGGTTCAAGCGAAGCCGCCTACGACTCGGCGAGACCTCTCGAAAGCCGCGACATCGCTTTGACGGCGGTAATCGGCCACACCCAACCCCCCCGGCTCCATGCCACGGCGGGGAAAAACCTTTCCCTCGCGGGCAATGGGCCTCCCTCCGCCCTCCACGCCCGAATCCAGCGCTTCGACTGCTAAATCTCCCTTCTTAAAGCTTCCCCAATCCCGGTAAAGACGCCGGTAACGGTTAATTTTGTCAGATCGCCGGGAGCGCAGCTTGCGCCCCGTCAGGATATTTGGAGAAACGATCATGTCTAACGACATCAAAAAAGATAAATTCGCTGAAAAACGCGCCGCCGTAGAGGGTAAATCCTCCGGCAGCCTCAAGCTTTTCGTCATCGGGGCGGCCGTGGTCGCCCTCGCGGTGGCCTCCCTCGTCGCCTACTCCAGAACCGGAGACAAGTCCGGTGAAGCGGCAAAGGTGCAGGCGGCGACGCCCGTAAACGAATCGGGCGTCGTCGTCTCCTTCCCCCTTGCCGATTTTGAAGGCGGGCAGGCGAAGTTTTACGAGCACAAGACCGCCGACTCCATCACCGTCCGCTATTTCATCGTCAAGAGCGACGACGGCGTGACGAGGGCCGCCTTCGACGCCTGCGACGCCTGCTGGCCCCACGGTAAGGGCTACAGCCAGGACAAAAAGGAGATGGTCTGCAACAACTGCCAGATGCGTTTCCCGACAAGCAAGATCAACGAGGTCAAGGGAGGGTGCAACCCCTCGCCGCTCGCCCGCACCGTCGAAAACGGGCAGCTCTTGATAAAGGTCTCCGATATCGAAGCGGGCAAGTCCTACTTCAATCTGAAAAAGTAGGGTAGCGCCATGCGGCTCACCGATATCGCCCTTCTGAACCTGCGGCGGAGGAAGGCGAAAGCCGCCTTCCTTCTCACCGGTCTTCTCATTGGCGTAACCACCGTCGTCGCCCTCCTTTCCATTACGGAGGCGATGTCCAGAAACGTCAACGACAAGCTGGAGCGCTACGGCGCGAATATACTCGTACTGCCCAAAAGCGAGACGCTCTCCCTTACTTACGGGGGCATCTCTCTCGGCGGAGTCTCCTTCGACATGAAGGAACTGAAGGAGGAAGACCTCGCCAAAATCCGGACTATAGAAAATTCTGCGAATATCGCCGCCCTCGGTCCGACCGTTCTCGGCGTGGCGGAGCTTTCCGGCCAGAAGGTGTTGACGGCGGGAGTGGATTTTTCCGTCTCTCACGTCCTCAAGCCCTGGTGGAAGCTTGTCGGAGATATTCCAGCCGGAGCCGGTGTCGTAGCCGGTTCGGAAGCCGCCCGAGTCTTTTTTCTGATACCCGGCGAGACGGTGAAAATCGCAGGCAAAGACCTGAAGGTTACCGGGGTTCTCGAACCCACAGGCTCCCAGGACGACCAGCTCCTCTTTACCGACCTTAAAACCGCCCAGGAGATATTCGGAAAGAAGGGAACCGTCTCTCTGGTAGAGGTCGCGGCGCTCTGCAAGGATTGCCCGGTTTCGGACATGGTTAACCAGATAGGGCGGATAATACCCGACGCCAACGTCATGGCCATCCAGTCGGTGGTCAAGTCGAGGCTGGAGACGATAGAGCACCTGCGCCGCTTTTCCTACGGCATAAGTGCGGTAGTTCTTTTCGTCGGCGGCCTCATGGTGCTGGTGACGATGATGGGAAGCGTCCGCGAGCGCACCGCCGAGATAGGCGTCTTTCGCGCCATAGGCTTTCGGAAATCCCACGTGATGCGAATAATCTTCACCGAATCGGCGATAGTCTCCCTCCTCGCGGGAATACTCGGCTATCCGGCCGGGCTCGCGGTAACGGCGGTTGCGCTTCCCTTCTTCGCGCCGGGGGAGGGCGCGGGAGTCGCCTTAGACCCGGTGCTGGCGCTCTTTGCGGTTTCCATCTCACTCCTTCTGGGTCTCGTGGCCTCCATCTACCCGGCGGTAGCCGCCACCAGGATGGACCCCAACGAAGCCCTGCGCGCGCTTTAGAAGGAGAACGAAGATGAGCTTACTGATAGTAAAAAACCTGCAAAAATCCTACGGCTCGGGCGATTCCGAGGTAAAGGCGCTCCGCGAGGCCACCTTCGAGGTGGAGGAGGGCGAGTTCGTCTCCATAATGGGCGAATCGGGGTCGGGGAAATCCACCCTGCTCTCGATCCTCGGGGCTCTCAACACTCCCACCGCCGGAAACCTGAACGTAGCCGGGGTGGAGGTCTACAAACTCGGTCAGGAGAAGAGGGCGGATTTTCGGCGCGAATTCCTGGGGTTCGTCTTTCAGAACTTCCGCCTTATCCCCTACCTGACGCTGGGGGAGAACACCATGCTACCCCTCGCGACCCTCTCCATCTCGAAAAAAGAGAAGGTCGAAAAGGCGCGAAAGGCGCTTGAGCACGTGGGGCTGGCGAGCAAGATGAACCGCCTGCCGAGCCAGGTCTCCGGCGGCGAGCAGGAGAGGGCGGCGGTCGCAAGGGCCATCGTCAACGAGCCCCCGATACTCCTCGCGGACGAGCCCACCGGCAACCTCGACTCCCGCACGGCGGGCGAGGTGATGGGAATGTTAAAAGAGCTTAACTCCCACGGCACGACCGTCGTCATGGTCACCCACTCCGAGAAATGCGCGGCGATAGCCACGCGGCATCTTCTTGTCGCCGACGGAGTGGTGAGCGAGATGCGCTGAGAGCTTCTAATCGTTCCTTCAACTTTTCCAGATAACTCAAAACCCCGCGTAATTGCGGGGTTTTGAGTTTGGGGCCCTGCGGGTTTTTAAAATCGGTCTTAAGAAATTTGTGAGAGAAACCTCCGGGACTTTTATATATACTCCTTCGGACTCGGTTACAGGCAGGCACTTCATGAAGGGTTCCGGACTCAAGTTTTGATGGATAGCGAAAAAAAGGAAGAGAAGCCGAAGGTTTTCACCCTCGCCAGCGACGAGGGCAGGTACAGGCTTCTGGTTGAGAACGCCCACGTGGGCATCTGCGTCTGTCAGGGCGACAGGGTCTGTTACGCGAACAGGGCTTTCGCCGCCATGACTGGCTACACCCTCCTTGAACTTACCTCCCATAGCCTCCTGCGCATCGTCCACCAGGAGGATCACCCCCACGTAATCCGTGAATACTCCCGCCGCATGCGCGGCGAAAACGAGGCCTCAAGCTACGAGTTTCGCGGAGTGACCAAAGAGGGGCGGGTAAAATGGCTCCTCATGAGCGCCATCCGCATCGACTGGGACGGCAAACCCGCGGCTCTCGATTTCGTCACCGACCTCAGCGACCGCCGGTACATGGAAGAGACGCTCCGGAAAAGCGAGGCGCGCTACCGCTCCCTGACCGACGACGTCCTCGACAACTCCGCGGTCGGCCTCGTGATTCTCGACGGCGAACTGAAAGTGGCCTGGGCCAACCGCACCTTCGGTGAATTTTTCAGCATTCAAAGGGAGCTGACTATCGGGCTTTCGGCCGGGAGGGTGCTTGAGACCCTTCAAAAAGCCGCCACGGACCCCTCGGGTTTTCTCCTTTCGGCTAGAGACGCGCTGAAAGGTGAAGGGCGGACGGCCACCTTTGAATTTTCGGCGAAACCGGCTCCGGGGAAAGAGGAGCGCCACATTGAGTGCCGGACGCAGCACGTCGGGGAGGGGCTTTTCAGCGGCGGGCGCATACTCCATTTTTACGACATCACCCCCCAGAAGACGGCGCAGCTTGAAAACGCCGCCATGCAGGCGAAGCTCCTCCAGTCGCAGCGGCTGGAGACGGCGGGCACCCTTGCCTGCGGCATAGCGCACGACTTCAACAATATACTCCAGTCCATCTGCCTCAACGCGCATCTTTTGTCTTCTCAAAGCGCCCTGGCGGAGCAGGACCAGCTCTATCTTTCGCGCATAGATTCCGCCGCCGGGCGGGGGACAAAGCTGGTAAACCAGCTACTCGCTTTCAGCAGGGGAATGCAGGCTTCCTTCGACGCCATATCGCTTTCGGAGGCTGTTTTAAAAGGCGTGGAGATGCTCGGCTGGATATTGCCCGAAAACATAAAGGTGGTGACCGAATTGTCGCCGGAGGAGTGCGCCATTCTCGGCGACGAGGGGCAGATAGAGCAGATACTCCTGAATCTGGCGATGAACTCCAGAGACGCCATGCCGGAGGGCGGAGTTTTCAGGGTAACGGCCGGGCCGGTGAAGGTATCGGGGAGAAACAGGGAGGTGGAGCCGGGGGACTACGTCCTTCTCACAGTCGAGGACAGCGGTCACGGCATGGAGGAATCCACTCTTTGCAGAATCTACGACCCCTTCTTCACCACGAAGGAGGTCGGCAAGGGCTCCGGTATAGGCATGTCGGTCGTTTACGGCATCGTAAGAGACCACGGCGGTCAGATTTTCTGCAACTCGACGCCCGGAAAGGGAACCGTCTTCAGCATTTACTTCAAGCGGGCAGGCGTAGCGCGTATCCACCGGAAGGCAAAGGCGGCGGAACCGGAGGTTCTGCCCGGAAAGAGAGAAGGGGTGCTCGTGGTCGACGACGAGCCCTTCATCGCCGAGAGCCTTTGCGACGTACTCAAGGCGAACGGCTACGAGGCGCTGGCGGCCAACAGCGGCGAGGCTGCGCTGGAACTCTACAAGGAGCAGTCCGGAAAGATCGACCTCGTCGTCCTCGATCTCGGCATGCCGGGCATGGGGGGTAAAGAGTGCCTCGAATGCCTCAGGAAGATGGACGGCGAACTGAAAATTATCGTCGCCAGCGGCTACGACGCGGCCACTCACGCCGGGGAAGTGAAAAAACTCGGAGCCAAAGCCTTCATCTCCAAACCCTACAGCATCTCGGGGCTTCTCAGGACTATCGAGGAGATACTGGAAGGGTAGCGCCGGACGGCTTCGGCTTTTGCCGCGATGCGGGCGTCGCTTCTCGCTCGCGCTCCTCGCCGTAGGCCCGCTACTGTCTTCGTCGCGCTCGCTGCGGGCTCCTTGCCTCGCGCCAAAATCCTTTGCCGTATTTAAAACCTGAAACGGATCCGCGCCGCCCCGCCCTTCACAACTGAAGGCCCGCGCAACAATCCCCTTTCCGCCAACCTCCCGAATCTGTAATATTCAAGGGTAAGAATTCTCTTTGCCAGTGGCGGTAAGGATTCCATGCTCCAGTTCACCGTTCCCGACGATACCTTCGAGATGATCATCCGCCTTTCCGCCGCTGCGGCGGCCGGAGGGGTGATAGGCCTTGAGCGCTACATTCAGGGGCGCTCGGCGGGGCTTCGCACCCATGTGCTTGTCTGCGTGGGCAGCGCCCTTTTCACCCTCTTTTCCCTCATCGCGCCTCGTTATAACGAGGTCGCGGGAGCCGGCGCGGACCCCGGAAGGATCGCCGCGCAGATAGTCACCGGCATCGGCTTTCTCGGCGCGGGCGTCATCCTGAAACAGGGGGTGACTGTGCGCGGCCTGACCACGG
Coding sequences within it:
- the recJ gene encoding single-stranded-DNA-specific exonuclease RecJ, which gives rise to MKKRWLSKPQNPEAAEKISRSLGVSPLLGRILAARGFSSAESADEFLSSRLSFLPDPMSIPGMERACERITAAIFAGEPLWIYTDFDADGVTSAALLGNFFSSIGVKWRARLPRRDKEGYGLHADPLREIAADGGGLVITADCGICDVQSASLAKSLGLGLVITDHHNPCGQLPDADAVVNPKIETSLYPDPMIAGVGVAWNLCVALRKVLRERGWFTELRPEPDLREFLDLVALGTVADLVPLRGVNRILVRAGLGAMNKNPRPGILALAETALLRSEYRASHLAYQLGPRINAAGRMESPHQALDLLMSDNMEEARLLAADLNRLNTERRAEETSSFQNAKDRVHQSGWLQSSLSLVVAGEDYHPGVVGIVASRLVEKFQRPSVVISATGDICKGSARTAGELDIYDTLKECEGMLLAFGGHKGAAGVTIKKSGIPAFRESFERAVRRRVIEEDLAPTLVSDAEASIEELTLPLVAELTRLEPFGYGNPSPQVILRNLEVAEAGHMGEGGNHLRLRLASENRSIEAVLWNSAHEVEGIRPGVRVDTIGTPRTRTRGGRTYVQFHALDIKVSEEQS
- a CDS encoding osmotically inducible protein OsmC, whose protein sequence is MKVSFPGPMAVEASVGSFTVRTDQPVTSGGDNSAPSPYLLFLSSIATCAGFFALRFCQQREIATEGMELIAAFETNQESHKLEKVRLELKLPDGFPEKYEQAIVKAMDQCTVKRAIKDPPEFEITTVMM
- a CDS encoding DUF1722 domain-containing protein; translated protein: MHRDDMETRITLGVSACLLGENVRYDGGCKLDPYLVHTLARFARFVPLCPETESGMGVPREPVDLWAGGGGEVRAVGRESLADYSRSWREWAKAKAGELEGEDLWGMILKSRSPSCGPQVEIREGCGQKRRTGMGFFAEEVARSLPLVVVESEESLYDPGRRENFIVRLFAMRRLKKLVEGEKTRGRLVDFHTCEKLLLMAHSAEGYRSLGRTVARPTKEPLDRVYEAYRDGFIGALSHRSTRAKNCNVLLHAAGYFKRNLDVIEKGELGEAIEGYRAGLLPLTVPMTLLNHWNRRWRHPWLGAQSYLNPHPLELRLKCLA
- a CDS encoding response regulator, which codes for MKQRAMVADVDASASRILEVLLSGFDYDLVVVKDDETAYKTFVEYGPDVVFVDTLLPRKGAFELIKRIRQTEGGDRVSVYVTSAIRGGSLKEESLSVWGAAGYLPKPLELDILRSQLAPSLSTKSADSKGGGQGEEEEVPEQGEFARSNFPMIFASLLRREAPIRLAAGLGKVRKAVHFDNGKIIFARSNLLAETLASYLQDKNFIDENQYREGVRVSIDQKKMIGEAFISLGAVTRGDIDAAIRSNIEEKVKNLFTWKSGWYKIMPHADPPAEIPGGPIEGWKLLWDEINTPAGQTHLSEYLTKLASRKIIEGPSPSEILDVTGFSQKDFEKVIGLAKGRPVVEACEDVGMRKMNLLYFLVLSGYLEVNEETSASGQGSEGFEELKRRELSRRLAWMSGRNHFQILGVQMTASDAEVSAAYGKLVGELRAGEDKLSGGGEARRLIGELSEIAGKSLEALSTRTKRDDYIESLKHGGDVPLSAEDRIKKAENSYKEGVTALKCQRWDEAIDRLGWAVDMNPSNAEYLIRHSEALLMREGGDKQTTLNRAESNLRKALEAESENPEIYYLLGRVQNAKGKAPQAIEYLQKALSLKPSYQAPALELKKMKDQSKGGFSLFGKRR
- a CDS encoding class I SAM-dependent methyltransferase translates to MTEIPHEAGKSSIDLIDFEIFYSSLPLAPGMEVLDLGCGSGSYALRLAGRLGPLSVVRGFDLWSEGVEKLNRTASELGLTNVRAETADLSGLSAVRDGEADLALMATVLHDLTARGTGQGALGEAVRALRKGGWLALVEFKKIDSRPGPPLEIRLSPEDLLRLTAPFGLAPGKVVELGTSTYLMLFQKP
- a CDS encoding DUF2318 domain-containing protein, whose protein sequence is MSNDIKKDKFAEKRAAVEGKSSGSLKLFVIGAAVVALAVASLVAYSRTGDKSGEAAKVQAATPVNESGVVVSFPLADFEGGQAKFYEHKTADSITVRYFIVKSDDGVTRAAFDACDACWPHGKGYSQDKKEMVCNNCQMRFPTSKINEVKGGCNPSPLARTVENGQLLIKVSDIEAGKSYFNLKK